One genomic region from Halococcus qingdaonensis encodes:
- a CDS encoding V-type ATP synthase subunit F, which produces MSQEIAVVGSPEFTTGFRLAGVRAFENVPDDEKDAELDAAVERAFDDEEIGIVVMREDDMDHLSRGVRQDAETSIEPTLVTLGGEGAGSGGLREQIKRAIGIDLMDEN; this is translated from the coding sequence ATGAGCCAGGAGATCGCCGTCGTCGGCAGCCCGGAGTTCACGACGGGCTTTCGGCTCGCGGGCGTCAGAGCCTTCGAGAACGTACCCGACGACGAGAAAGACGCGGAACTCGATGCGGCCGTCGAGCGGGCGTTCGACGACGAGGAGATCGGTATCGTCGTGATGCGAGAGGACGATATGGACCATCTCTCGCGCGGCGTCAGACAGGACGCCGAGACGAGTATCGAACCCACGTTGGTGACCCTCGGCGGTGAGGGAGCCGGCAGCGGCGGACTGCGCGAGCAGATCAAACGCGCCATCGGCATCGACTTGATGGACGAGAACTAA
- a CDS encoding V-type ATP synthase subunit C: MSTRTNGSGSNYEYVTARVRSRRAKLFDEDDYRKLIRMGPGEIARFMEESEYEEAMNALGARYSGVDLIEHALHRNLANHFDDLLRFAEGRLYDYIARYLRQFDAWNIKTVMRGIYSDAEREAVETDLIRAGEFSERRIERLLGAESIEAVIDVLADTMFGDALAGAYGEYEERAVLVPLENAADRAFYEALIAGLPDEPNRATQLYIDFLEAEIDFRNIENALRLSRSGADIDPAEYYIDGGRLFDEEELGALVANTDELVSRLRESTYGDDLDAALSELESAEGLSGVDRALNRALLEYSRTLSNRYPLSVCPVFAYVLAKMREVDNVRAIARGKEAGLDPETIEEELVMV, encoded by the coding sequence ATGAGCACGCGAACGAACGGATCGGGGTCGAACTACGAGTACGTCACCGCGCGCGTGCGTTCGCGCCGGGCAAAACTGTTCGACGAGGACGATTATCGGAAACTGATCCGGATGGGGCCGGGCGAGATCGCCCGGTTCATGGAGGAATCGGAGTACGAGGAGGCGATGAACGCTCTCGGCGCGCGCTATTCGGGCGTCGATCTCATCGAGCACGCCCTCCACCGCAACCTCGCGAACCACTTCGACGATCTGCTTCGGTTCGCCGAGGGACGACTGTACGACTACATCGCGCGCTATCTCCGCCAGTTCGACGCCTGGAACATCAAAACGGTGATGCGCGGGATCTACTCGGATGCCGAGCGCGAGGCGGTCGAAACCGACCTCATCCGCGCCGGCGAGTTCTCCGAGCGACGCATCGAGCGCCTGCTCGGCGCGGAGTCGATCGAGGCGGTGATCGACGTGCTCGCCGATACGATGTTCGGCGACGCGCTCGCCGGTGCTTACGGTGAATACGAGGAGCGAGCAGTGCTCGTCCCCCTCGAAAACGCCGCCGATCGGGCGTTCTACGAAGCGTTGATTGCGGGGCTGCCCGACGAACCGAACCGGGCGACGCAGCTGTATATCGACTTCCTCGAAGCCGAGATCGACTTCCGCAACATCGAGAACGCGTTGCGGCTTTCGCGAAGCGGTGCGGACATCGATCCCGCCGAATACTACATCGACGGTGGGCGGCTGTTCGACGAGGAGGAGCTCGGTGCGCTGGTGGCCAACACCGACGAGCTCGTCTCGCGCCTGCGCGAGAGCACATACGGCGATGATCTCGACGCGGCGCTTTCCGAACTCGAATCGGCCGAGGGCCTCTCGGGCGTCGATCGTGCCCTCAACAGGGCGCTGCTCGAGTATTCGCGGACGCTCTCGAACCGGTATCCGCTCTCGGTCTGTCCGGTGTTCGCCTACGTGCTGGCGAAGATGCGCGAGGTGGACAACGTCCGCGCGATCGCGCGCGGCAAGGAGGCGGGGCTCGACCCCGAGACGATCGAGGAGGAGCTGGTGATGGTATGA
- a CDS encoding V-type ATP synthase subunit E gives MSLDTVAEDIKDDARERAERIERETDERVDEILADAESDADDIIAEREDDLDSRIEQEREQKLSSAKLEAKQKRLEARRDSLADVRDRAEAAVADISGDRREELTRELLDDAAGEFDDGPVTVYGRDDDAALIESIVADYDGFEHAGSVDCLGGIVAESDASRLRVNNTFDSVFDAVWDEELKAVSERLFQQ, from the coding sequence ATGAGTCTCGATACGGTCGCCGAAGACATCAAAGACGACGCCAGGGAGCGCGCCGAGCGCATCGAACGCGAAACCGACGAACGCGTCGACGAGATCCTCGCCGATGCCGAGAGCGATGCCGACGATATCATCGCCGAGCGCGAGGACGATCTCGATTCGCGAATCGAGCAGGAACGCGAGCAGAAACTCTCCAGTGCGAAGCTGGAGGCCAAACAGAAACGCCTCGAAGCCCGCCGCGACAGCCTCGCCGACGTCCGCGATCGGGCCGAGGCGGCGGTTGCGGACATCTCCGGTGACCGGCGCGAGGAGCTGACGCGCGAGCTGCTCGACGACGCCGCAGGGGAGTTCGACGACGGCCCCGTCACGGTGTATGGTCGCGACGACGACGCCGCACTCATCGAATCGATCGTCGCCGACTACGACGGTTTCGAACACGCCGGCTCGGTCGACTGTCTCGGCGGCATCGTCGCCGAGAGCGACGCCTCGCGCCTGCGGGTGAACAACACCTTCGACTCGGTGTTCGACGCGGTCTGGGACGAGGAGTTGAAGGCGGTCAGCGAGCGACTGTTCCAGCAATGA